The Lates calcarifer isolate ASB-BC8 linkage group LG6, TLL_Latcal_v3, whole genome shotgun sequence genome includes a region encoding these proteins:
- the kcna10a gene encoding potassium voltage-gated channel subfamily A member 10, with the protein MEVALVDFESLDELDGSLEDEVDTYADETTALTVDLPPEHNSPSSNYLLRAPQLSSPPSHHSPVPSCIWESTSSSPIPQTQTLGVPQSPTMPTPSRQGRSSCASMISNWKLLLNSEGTKESETIFSRLAKECCEDLFVDKRGLDDGDQKVIINIAGLRFETQLKTLDQFPETLLGDPLKRMDYFDPMRNEYFFDRNRPSFDGILYYYQSGGKIRRPANVPLDVFADEIVFYELGNEAMEQFREDEGFIKDVEIPLPNNDMYRQFWLLFEYPESSNAARGVALVSVFVIVISIIIFCMETLPEFRDDSDPIVPTAIQPFNQSRGYTSVAPPGVKPTTFSDPFFITETACIAWFFFELCVRFLVCPSKKEFFHNLMNIIDIISIIPYFVTVVTELVTTPEESSGQNMSLAILRIIRLVRVFRIFKLSRHSKGLQILGQTLKASMRELGLLIFFLFIGVILFSSAIYFAEVDEPNTQFVSIPDGFWWAVVTMTTVGYGDMCPITMGGKMVGTLCAIAGVLTIALPVPVIVSNFNYFYHRETEAEDKLPLADAVEQAMKAETGTKQGSSMSLNKANGIWQSDKMK; encoded by the coding sequence ATGGAGGTGGCCCTGGTAGACTTTGAGAGCCTGGATGAACTTGACGGCAGCCTTGAGGATGAGGTGGACACCTATGCTGATGAGACCACAGCTCTCACGGTGGACCTGCCCCCAGAGCACAACAGCCCATCCAGCAACTACCTCCTGCGAGCCCCTCAActctcctctccaccctccCACCACAGTCCCGTGCCCTCCTGCATTTGGGAATCAACTTCATCTTCACCCATTCcgcagacacagacactggGAGTACCCCAGTCCCCAACGATGCCAACTCCAAGCAGGCAGGGGCGCAGTAGCTGTGCCAGCATGATCTCCAACTGGAAACTGCTACTAAACAGTGAGGGCACTAAGGAGAGTGAGACAATCTTCAGCCGGCTTGCTAAGGAGTGCTGCGAGGATCTGTTTGTAGATAAACGAGGGCTGGATGATGGCGACCAGAAGGTCATCATCAACATTGCTGGTCTTCGTTTTGAGACACAGCTCAAAACGCTGGACCAGTTTCCTGAGACACTGCTAGGAGACCCTTTGAAGAGGATGGACTACTTTGATCCAATGAGGAACGAGTACTTCTTCGATCGCAACCGACCCAGCTTTGATGGGATCTTGTATTACTACCAGTCAGGGGGTAAGATCAGACGACCAGCTAATGTTCCCCTTGATGTGTTTGCAGATGAAATTGTGTTCTATGAGCTTGGAAACGAGGCCATGGAGCAGttcagagaagatgaaggaTTTATAAAGGATGTTGAGATCCCTCTGCCTAATAATGACATGTACAGGCAATTCTGGCTGCTGTTTGAGTACCCAGAGAGCTCCAATGCAGCCCGGGGTGTAGCACTggtgtctgtttttgttattgtcataTCCATCATTATATTCTGCATGGAAACTCTTCCAGAATTCAGAGATGACTCTGACCCAATCGTGCCCACAGCTATACAACCTTTCAACCAGTCCAGAGGTTACACTTCTGTGGCTCCACCTGGTGTAAAGCCCACGACTTTCTCTGATCCCTTCTTCATCACAGAGACAGCCTGCATTGCTTGGTTCTTCTTTGAGCTGTGTGTGCGATTTTTGGTCTGTCCCAGCAAAAAGGAATTTTTCCACAACCTCATGAACATCATTGACATTATATCCATCATCCCCTATTTTGTTACTGTGGTTACAGAATTGGTCACAACGCCAGAGGAGAGCTCAGGACAGAACATGTCTCTGGCCATTCTGCGTATCATCCGCCTTGTCAGGGTGTTTCGTATATTCAAACTCTCACGTCACTCCAAGGGGCTGCAGATCCTAGGACAGACTCTGAAGGCCAGCATGCGCGAACTTGGCTTGctcatcttctttctcttcattgGCGTCATTCTCTTCTCCAGTGCTATCTACTTTGCCGAGGTAGACGAGCCTAACACACAGTTTGTCAGCATACCCGATGGCTTCTGGTGGGCTGTGGTTACCATGACCACTGTAGGGTATGGGGACATGTGTCCCATTACCATGGGGGGTAAGATGGTTGGCACCTTGTGTGCAATTGCAGGTGTGCTGACCATTGCTCTGCCTGTTCCTGTTATTGTTTCCAACTTCAACTACTTCTACCATAGAGAGACTGAAGCAGAGGACAAGTTGCCCTTGGCAGATGCTGTTGAGCAAGCCATGAAGGCTGAGACAGGCACCAAACAGGGTAGCAGCATGTCACTCAATAAAGCCAATGGCATCTGGCAGagtgacaaaatgaaataa